The Deinococcus multiflagellatus genome window below encodes:
- a CDS encoding phosphopantetheine-binding protein, whose translation ARLVARLKAQLGIDLRLRDVFEHPTLALQVNLCTQQRMGAGPGRALVMLEQFGPEYVLERLDDFSDAEVDELYAHLDG comes from the coding sequence GCCCGGCTGGTTGCACGCCTGAAGGCACAGCTGGGAATAGACCTGCGTTTACGTGACGTCTTTGAACACCCAACCCTGGCATTGCAGGTCAACCTATGCACCCAGCAGCGTATGGGTGCCGGGCCGGGCCGGGCGCTCGTGATGCTTGAGCAGTTCGGACCGGAATATGTGCTCGAGCGCTTGGATGATTTTTCTGATGCTGAAGTGGACGAGCTCTATGCCCACTTGGACGGTTAA